In the Deinococcus ficus genome, one interval contains:
- a CDS encoding PilX N-terminal domain-containing pilus assembly protein, with amino-acid sequence MSDTLPPRAGLRPRRQDGVALVVVLLFTVVILMIIVSTTATMSLGARTGGVNERAAYQALLNSESAVNTFAQRFQAKMATLDDAALFRGTEPDDLQAWIVQYGLNTYNGATLSVTGRPSKKNFSIEAVGTVQGETRKAVLQDFYATHSPGFNIRADAPLVSYPNVDVTGNASVEGESYNTNASGLKSDGTTTIARLTGAADLPGTDIQLTSTLTDQLLLSKGNYVVLNNTTFKVTGVNYKTSRVTLASLDGTTTTTNFAASTPIRRVDSAVTTPFTQVSGGLSVINVTDPEYFVDGSRVRVGNMTGTVVSTDETNKRVTINWDVSTTLTATIPEGAAIARDVKAVQSGYGVTGQDQTYNGVSSNDLRLRNMNPFNSNSNPDLFTFVLGQTKAQMLNYPANNWNGWVDVTTTGQNFNGRVGEALGGKDITFIDGTTSLSGSQQLCGSGLLIVKGNLTVNGTCDAGFSGAIYVMGDYDQQGNSTIRGAVIAEGATQIINGTECVSIPPSDTNPGGNDCDTKVAGTGQGQGKITFDRAALLAAGALLSPPTFDPVAGTWRQR; translated from the coding sequence ATGAGCGACACCCTCCCCCCACGAGCTGGTCTCCGCCCCCGCAGGCAGGACGGCGTGGCCCTCGTCGTCGTCCTGCTCTTCACCGTCGTCATTCTCATGATCATCGTCAGCACCACCGCCACCATGAGCCTCGGCGCCCGGACAGGTGGCGTGAACGAACGTGCCGCCTACCAGGCCCTCCTGAACTCGGAGAGCGCCGTGAACACCTTCGCACAGCGCTTCCAGGCCAAAATGGCCACGCTAGATGATGCCGCCCTGTTCCGGGGCACCGAGCCCGATGACCTGCAGGCCTGGATCGTGCAGTACGGCCTGAACACCTATAACGGCGCGACCCTCAGTGTCACGGGAAGACCCAGCAAGAAGAACTTCTCCATCGAGGCGGTCGGCACCGTGCAGGGGGAAACCCGCAAGGCCGTCCTCCAGGACTTCTATGCCACCCACTCCCCCGGCTTCAACATCCGCGCCGACGCGCCCCTGGTGTCTTACCCGAACGTGGACGTCACCGGGAACGCTTCCGTGGAAGGGGAATCGTACAACACCAATGCCAGTGGCCTGAAATCGGACGGCACGACCACCATCGCCCGGCTGACCGGCGCTGCGGACCTGCCCGGCACGGATATTCAGCTCACCTCCACCCTCACCGACCAGCTGCTGCTCTCCAAGGGCAACTACGTGGTCCTGAACAACACCACCTTCAAGGTCACGGGCGTGAACTACAAGACCAGCCGCGTCACGCTGGCCTCGCTTGACGGCACCACCACGACCACGAACTTCGCGGCTAGCACCCCCATCCGCCGCGTGGACTCGGCCGTGACCACGCCCTTCACGCAGGTGTCAGGCGGCCTGTCCGTCATCAACGTCACGGACCCCGAGTACTTCGTGGACGGCTCCCGCGTGCGGGTGGGCAACATGACCGGCACTGTGGTCAGCACAGACGAAACCAACAAACGCGTCACCATCAACTGGGACGTTTCCACCACCCTGACCGCCACCATCCCGGAAGGGGCAGCCATCGCCCGCGACGTGAAAGCCGTGCAGTCCGGCTACGGCGTGACCGGACAGGACCAAACCTACAACGGTGTATCCTCCAATGATCTCCGCCTGCGGAACATGAATCCCTTCAACAGCAACTCCAACCCGGACCTCTTCACGTTCGTCCTCGGGCAGACCAAGGCGCAAATGCTGAACTACCCCGCGAACAACTGGAACGGCTGGGTGGACGTTACCACCACCGGGCAGAACTTCAACGGCAGGGTCGGCGAGGCCCTGGGTGGCAAGGACATCACGTTCATCGACGGCACCACCAGCCTCAGCGGCAGCCAGCAACTGTGCGGCAGCGGCCTGCTGATCGTGAAAGGCAACCTTACCGTGAACGGCACCTGTGACGCCGGCTTCTCCGGGGCCATCTACGTCATGGGTGACTACGACCAGCAGGGCAACTCCACCATCCGCGGCGCCGTGATCGCCGAGGGCGCCACCCAGATCATCAACGGCACCGAATGTGTATCCATTCCTCCTTCCGACACCAACCCGGGCGGCAACGACTGCGACACCAAAGTGGCCGGGACCGGGCAGGGACAGGGCAAGATCACCTTCGACCGCGCTGCACTCCTGGCCGCTGGTGCTCTTCTCTCCCCGCCCACCTTTGACCCGGTGGCCGGCACCTGGAGACAGCGGTGA
- a CDS encoding pilus assembly FimT family protein, with product MIHASHSKQGFTLIEVLVVIAILGILLALGFGSYTRWRASSAVMEGAQQFARDVDRTRTSAKRENACWRIQPSASTNATTYLIERFTTSTCTGTAVSTQTRTLPRGTQMTSNSTEINVNFVPPYGTTDASPNEYTVAWTGNTTISRTIRITSVLGKTVIR from the coding sequence GTGATCCACGCCTCTCACTCCAAACAGGGCTTCACGCTCATCGAAGTGCTGGTTGTGATTGCCATCCTCGGCATCCTGCTGGCCCTGGGTTTCGGCAGTTACACCCGCTGGCGGGCCAGCAGCGCTGTGATGGAGGGCGCGCAACAGTTCGCACGCGACGTGGACCGCACGCGTACCAGCGCCAAACGCGAGAACGCCTGCTGGCGTATTCAGCCCAGCGCCAGCACCAACGCCACGACATACCTGATTGAGCGCTTTACCACATCCACCTGTACTGGAACGGCCGTCAGCACCCAAACGAGAACCCTGCCCCGCGGTACACAGATGACGTCTAACTCCACCGAGATCAATGTCAACTTCGTGCCTCCTTACGGCACGACCGACGCCTCTCCAAATGAGTACACCGTTGCTTGGACGGGCAACACCACCATCAGTCGTACGATTCGTATTACCAGTGTTCTGGGAAAGACGGTGATCAGATGA
- a CDS encoding prepilin-type N-terminal cleavage/methylation domain-containing protein codes for MKAQSSGLTLIEILVALAIFAVVAAAVLAMFPTIFKVNGQTRADQAVTIGAKQFMEQARAAMDTVTEFDSVTAATSLPAAPEAAKVNNYSCVRALNSQPDPSIAAGQIKRVTLTCTHSTYAQQVFTLDLGRPL; via the coding sequence ATGAAAGCACAGTCCTCTGGCCTGACCCTCATTGAGATTCTGGTGGCTCTGGCAATCTTTGCTGTGGTCGCAGCAGCCGTCCTTGCCATGTTCCCCACGATCTTTAAGGTGAACGGGCAGACGCGCGCCGATCAAGCCGTAACCATTGGCGCAAAGCAGTTTATGGAGCAGGCTCGGGCTGCTATGGACACGGTGACCGAGTTCGACTCCGTAACGGCTGCAACTTCCCTTCCGGCCGCACCGGAAGCAGCCAAGGTCAACAACTACAGCTGCGTCCGTGCTCTGAACTCTCAGCCTGATCCTAGCATCGCGGCCGGACAGATCAAGCGCGTCACTCTGACCTGCACTCACAGCACTTACGCGCAACAGGTCTTCACGTTGGACCTGGGACGGCCTCTATGA